A stretch of the Candidatus Jettenia sp. AMX2 genome encodes the following:
- a CDS encoding anhydro-N-acetylmuramic acid kinase produces the protein MVHELLRLKQKDPKKVIGLMSGTSVDGIDACLAEISGSGIYTKAKILAFGTYPYHESVRKIIVESCNPETSSVDRICQLNFYLGKLFADAAGSIAKKAQIPIAEIDLIGSHGQTVCHLPGLIVKRNSEKSTAKPVRPLFCEMQYIPSTLQIGEPSVIAQETGVTTVADFRPADMAAGGQGAPLISYVDFILFRDKETGRALQNIGGIANVTFLPPGCSPEEVIAFDTGPGNMLIDCLIERITNNASHFDEGGKFAAKGKINDTLLAVLLSHPYLSKQPPKTTGREEFGKCFADKLYYDAMGLGIEHVDLIATVTAFTAHTIAMSYRRWILSQYNLSEVILSGGGTHNTTLIKFLTQYLEPSVKIHTTGTFRIAPDAKEALAFAILANETVSGNSNNIPNATGAKKPVIMGKIVSGKNAF, from the coding sequence ATGGTACATGAACTTCTGCGGCTAAAACAGAAAGACCCCAAAAAGGTTATTGGACTCATGTCCGGTACGTCGGTAGATGGTATCGATGCATGTCTTGCCGAAATTTCAGGAAGTGGCATATACACAAAAGCAAAAATCCTGGCCTTCGGTACTTATCCTTATCATGAATCAGTACGTAAAATTATTGTCGAAAGTTGTAATCCCGAAACCAGTTCGGTTGACAGAATTTGCCAGCTAAATTTCTATCTGGGGAAGTTATTTGCAGATGCGGCCGGATCCATCGCAAAGAAGGCACAGATTCCCATAGCGGAAATTGACCTCATCGGATCTCATGGACAGACTGTTTGTCACCTGCCTGGCCTAATTGTAAAACGAAATTCAGAAAAATCCACGGCAAAGCCCGTACGACCCTTATTCTGTGAAATGCAATATATTCCCTCAACGCTTCAGATCGGAGAGCCTTCTGTTATTGCGCAGGAAACGGGCGTTACAACGGTGGCTGACTTCCGTCCTGCGGATATGGCTGCGGGAGGGCAAGGCGCTCCTCTTATATCTTATGTAGATTTTATCCTTTTCAGAGATAAGGAAACGGGCCGTGCCCTGCAGAATATCGGAGGAATTGCCAATGTTACTTTTCTGCCTCCGGGCTGCTCCCCTGAAGAAGTCATTGCCTTTGATACAGGCCCTGGCAACATGCTGATAGATTGCCTTATTGAACGCATTACCAATAATGCTTCTCATTTTGATGAAGGCGGTAAGTTTGCAGCAAAGGGAAAGATTAACGATACTCTTCTGGCTGTGCTTCTCTCACATCCCTATTTGTCAAAGCAGCCGCCAAAGACTACAGGACGGGAGGAATTTGGAAAGTGTTTTGCAGATAAACTGTATTATGACGCCATGGGCCTTGGCATTGAGCATGTTGATCTCATTGCAACCGTAACAGCCTTTACAGCGCATACTATTGCTATGAGCTACAGACGATGGATTTTGTCTCAGTATAATCTGTCTGAAGTGATCCTTTCAGGTGGCGGAACTCATAATACTACCCTTATAAAATTTCTGACTCAATATCTTGAACCGTCAGTTAAGATACATACTACCGGTACCTTTCGCATTGCACCCGATGCCAAAGAGGCCCTCGCCTTTGCCATCCTGGCAAATGAGACGGTTTCAGGAAACTCCAACAACATCCCCAATGCCACAGGAGCAAAAAAACCTGTTATCATGGGAAAAATCGTTTCGGGTAAAAATGCTTTCTAA
- a CDS encoding tetratricopeptide repeat protein: protein MKHFKIPIGITFLTILFLSGIHNGCSKNESAIQQHTASVKSEEEIQKKTMIEEEIERNKKLLEADPNDARVHYHLGLLYEEKGEKAMLDKSLAAYKRAVELNPSMVEALVGQGNVLNKQGKPDEAILVFKKAIEVNSHYAEAYEGLGLVYIHKKQDDDAVNAFNKAIGINPGLVNSRYNLGILYTKNAQFADAVAEWKRAIEINPQKMEIYYNLGIAYVKTGKMDEAISVWQQALKVRPDMANFHYNIALVYKEKGNLDKAEASLKKTLEVNPNYVEVHKVLEEVYRLKGMFGDADRHAELYRSQSSPHH, encoded by the coding sequence ATGAAACATTTTAAAATACCTATTGGCATAACTTTTCTCACAATCCTGTTTCTTTCCGGTATTCATAACGGCTGTAGTAAAAATGAATCTGCTATACAACAGCATACTGCATCGGTTAAATCCGAAGAAGAGATTCAGAAGAAAACAATGATAGAGGAGGAAATTGAACGAAACAAGAAGCTTCTGGAGGCCGACCCGAATGATGCAAGAGTCCATTATCATCTGGGCTTATTATATGAAGAAAAAGGAGAAAAAGCCATGCTCGATAAGTCTCTTGCTGCCTATAAAAGAGCTGTCGAACTCAACCCTTCCATGGTTGAAGCGCTGGTAGGCCAGGGTAATGTGCTGAATAAACAAGGGAAGCCGGATGAGGCTATTTTGGTTTTTAAGAAGGCCATAGAAGTTAATTCTCATTATGCAGAAGCATATGAGGGGCTTGGCCTTGTTTATATCCACAAGAAGCAGGACGATGATGCGGTCAATGCCTTCAATAAAGCCATTGGTATAAATCCCGGTTTGGTAAATTCCAGGTATAACCTGGGGATCCTTTATACAAAAAATGCGCAATTTGCCGATGCTGTTGCAGAGTGGAAAAGGGCAATAGAGATCAATCCCCAGAAAATGGAGATTTATTATAACCTCGGTATTGCTTATGTAAAAACCGGGAAGATGGACGAGGCGATTTCTGTGTGGCAGCAGGCATTGAAGGTACGCCCCGATATGGCAAATTTCCATTATAATATTGCACTTGTCTATAAAGAAAAAGGTAACCTTGACAAAGCGGAAGCATCCCTCAAAAAGACACTGGAGGTAAATCCCAATTATGTGGAAGTTCACAAGGTTTTAGAGGAGGTATACCGTTTAAAAGGTATGTTCGGCGATGCTGACCGTCATGCAGAACTTTACAGAAGCCAGTCCAGTCCGCACCACTAA
- a CDS encoding amino acid permease: MNYQPNKSSMEDSGLTRSMSFFDVTCLGINCVVGAGIFLLPGQLCGLVGSGALWVFPLCGILSFTIALCFAEMGGIYNTTGGAYLYTKDTLGPFPGFLVGWMMWASSIIGWASVASGFGLYLTYFLPPENAWLSKIIIAMLVAGLSIINYFGVKPGAKTINFFAIGKLLSLCIFIGAGLFFVRKENLVPFHNGAGFHTAVIMALYAYTGFEFIVVPAGEMRHPQKHTPRVLFFVLMMVTLLYIVIQTVATGTFPGLATSDKPLADAARYFMGAAGGMLIGTGALLSIGGINAAIALTGPRSLYVLSIDGFLPKIFSRIHPKYHTPYLAILVNAVLTIFLSLTGSFKYLITASVMVSILQYIPTCLAVILLRKYKPGLKRNYRIPGGYSIPVFALVVCGWILFYIELKVLAATAVAIIISLPFYFRKR, translated from the coding sequence ATGAATTATCAGCCAAATAAATCATCAATGGAAGACTCTGGCTTAACGAGGTCAATGAGTTTTTTTGACGTGACCTGCCTGGGTATTAATTGTGTGGTGGGTGCCGGGATTTTTTTGCTACCCGGCCAGCTTTGCGGTTTGGTGGGAAGTGGTGCTCTATGGGTTTTCCCCCTTTGCGGCATCCTCTCTTTTACTATTGCCCTTTGCTTCGCGGAAATGGGTGGGATCTATAACACAACAGGCGGCGCATATCTTTACACCAAAGATACGTTAGGCCCATTCCCGGGATTTCTGGTAGGGTGGATGATGTGGGCTTCTTCTATTATTGGATGGGCATCGGTCGCCAGCGGTTTCGGACTGTATCTAACATATTTTCTGCCGCCGGAAAATGCGTGGTTAAGCAAGATAATTATTGCAATGCTTGTTGCGGGATTAAGTATTATTAATTACTTTGGGGTAAAACCAGGGGCGAAAACAATTAATTTTTTTGCCATAGGAAAGCTTTTATCGCTGTGTATTTTTATTGGTGCCGGACTATTTTTTGTCAGAAAAGAAAATTTGGTTCCATTCCATAACGGAGCGGGATTCCATACAGCGGTCATTATGGCCTTGTATGCCTATACCGGATTTGAATTTATCGTTGTACCTGCAGGAGAAATGCGGCATCCACAAAAACATACTCCCCGTGTGTTATTTTTTGTATTGATGATGGTGACTCTTCTTTATATTGTTATTCAAACCGTAGCTACCGGAACATTCCCGGGACTTGCCACTTCAGATAAACCCCTGGCGGATGCAGCAAGGTATTTTATGGGAGCTGCTGGTGGCATGCTCATTGGAACAGGAGCCTTACTTTCTATCGGCGGAATCAATGCTGCTATTGCACTCACGGGTCCGCGCAGTCTCTATGTACTTTCAATTGACGGATTTCTTCCCAAAATATTTTCCAGAATACACCCTAAATACCACACTCCATACCTGGCTATTCTTGTTAACGCAGTCCTGACAATCTTTTTAAGTTTAACGGGCAGCTTCAAATATCTTATCACTGCAAGTGTCATGGTAAGCATTCTCCAGTATATTCCAACATGTCTGGCTGTTATTTTATTAAGAAAATACAAGCCAGGACTGAAAAGAAACTACAGGATACCGGGTGGATATAGCATTCCGGTTTTTGCGCTGGTGGTTTGTGGCTGGATACTCTTTTATATTGAACTCAAGGTATTAGCTGCTACTGCTGTGGCAATCATTATATCATTGCCATTTTATTTCAGGAAGCGATAG
- a CDS encoding response regulator — MSTAKILVVDDIKQNVKLLRVILTTSGYDVVEAYDGEEALEKVKTENPDLILLDIMMPKLTGYEVCHKLRTDETTKNIPIIMITALHEMDDRIQGIEVGADDFISKPFNKAELLARVRSLLRMRRTNAKKDESVVLESVLSDLAEGVIVTDRQWNIRNINRTAQEFLKKDTGNFLSFLSDTKLSIPVDTIINTREKTTDFQIQPVSNQDHFSLKARMTKIFDEAGNLSGVTVILRKEK; from the coding sequence ATGAGCACAGCGAAAATATTGGTGGTAGATGATATTAAACAAAATGTGAAATTATTGAGAGTGATTCTGACCACATCTGGCTATGATGTTGTCGAGGCATATGATGGTGAAGAGGCTCTGGAAAAAGTAAAGACGGAGAATCCCGATTTAATATTATTGGATATTATGATGCCGAAACTTACCGGATATGAAGTATGCCATAAGCTGCGCACAGATGAAACAACAAAAAATATACCAATTATCATGATTACCGCATTGCACGAGATGGATGACCGGATCCAGGGAATCGAGGTCGGTGCCGATGATTTTATCAGTAAACCCTTCAATAAAGCAGAATTGCTTGCACGGGTAAGATCGCTGTTGCGGATGAGGCGGACAAATGCAAAAAAGGATGAGTCAGTGGTATTGGAATCGGTCTTATCTGATTTGGCAGAAGGTGTAATTGTTACCGACAGACAATGGAATATAAGGAATATCAACAGGACAGCGCAGGAATTTTTGAAAAAAGACACGGGCAATTTTCTGTCCTTCCTGTCGGACACGAAATTATCTATCCCTGTGGATACCATTATCAATACAAGGGAAAAAACTACGGATTTTCAAATCCAGCCTGTCAGCAATCAGGATCATTTTTCGCTAAAAGCCAGAATGACAAAGATATTTGATGAAGCGGGGAACTTGTCGGGTGTCACAGTAATCTTAAGGAAGGAAAAATAA
- a CDS encoding response regulator, with protein sequence MTNRNVLVIEDNEKNRKLMRVILKAKGFHVIEATTGEEALGILKDQKPDIILMDIQLPGIDGLTLSRQIKANALTKDIPIVAVTAYAMKGDEQKVLEAGCDAYISKPINTQELPLVVERYMKKT encoded by the coding sequence ATGACGAACAGAAACGTACTGGTTATTGAAGATAACGAAAAAAACAGAAAGCTTATGCGGGTGATTCTGAAGGCAAAAGGATTTCATGTTATCGAAGCGACTACCGGCGAAGAGGCGCTCGGTATATTAAAGGATCAAAAGCCGGATATTATCCTCATGGATATACAGCTTCCGGGCATTGACGGTCTTACCCTTTCAAGACAAATCAAGGCGAATGCCCTTACAAAAGATATTCCGATTGTTGCCGTTACTGCCTATGCAATGAAGGGAGATGAACAAAAGGTGCTGGAAGCAGGCTGTGACGCTTATATCAGCAAACCTATTAACACCCAGGAACTGCCTCTCGTTGTTGAAAGATATATGAAAAAAACATAA
- a CDS encoding response regulator, with the protein MKIRHKLVILSGALLVTLNGTIGYFIYKRTRQEYVTEYREKAKLLALELETVRNYLASALEKSGIEINEQTRYFIPAVSGHAIGEEFARRTGYIIKQTSLEFRREENKPDAFEEKILRKMEEDPELSEYWAADVINGKRVKRYLYALYITKDCLLCHGPKEKAPKYVQENYDIGYDYKIGELRGALSIVVPRELAEQRFIANVTFFMILGSISIVLIVAIIFITTAKFMRPIEKLTDTVTNIIKTGNFSEKVDISSRDEVGLLGKAFNKLADTCHVTYATLEQRIAEKTAHLQNANIELERANKMKSEFLANMSHELRTPLNAIIGFAEVLRDKISGDLNEEQIEFVKDIHSSGQHLLQMINDILDLSKIEAGRMTLQYEVFSVPEVIEDVYTILKGLVNKKALQVKMSIPPDVGMIEADRVKFKQILYNLISNAIKFTPQTGNISIEAMIRDNKLQVSVADTGIGMKPEDQEKVFREFWQADSSFARKYEGTGLGLTLSKKIVEMHRGEIWFESEYGKGSTFYFSLPLNPSYESPVSKEPETVPSSAEKGKRTILVVEDDRMAASLLTVYLKNAGYEVAVAADGEEAIRKAKELHPFLITLDIMLPKIDGWNVLSELKNSKDTEDIPVVIISIVDNKDLGYSLGAAEYLIKPVEREKLVNTVNSCLSSGQKKETPFRILVVDDDEKTVKYMSTVLEDAGFEVFKAYDGKVGINLAINSNPDLIILDLIMPEVNGFEVVEKLRVHPGTKGIPIIICSAKDITSEERDELNGNVLAIMQKKNYTQEDLLAAVKRVEKLRSKEKR; encoded by the coding sequence ATGAAGATCAGACATAAACTCGTCATTCTCTCAGGCGCATTACTGGTAACCCTGAATGGTACGATTGGTTATTTTATTTATAAACGCACACGTCAGGAATATGTAACAGAATATAGGGAAAAGGCAAAGTTGCTTGCTCTGGAGTTGGAGACTGTCAGGAATTATCTTGCTTCAGCCCTTGAAAAATCTGGAATCGAAATTAACGAGCAAACAAGGTATTTTATCCCTGCTGTTTCCGGTCATGCTATTGGTGAGGAATTTGCCAGAAGAACCGGCTACATTATTAAACAAACGAGTTTGGAATTCCGAAGGGAGGAAAATAAACCTGATGCCTTTGAAGAGAAGATACTTCGAAAGATGGAAGAGGATCCGGAGCTTTCCGAGTATTGGGCTGCGGATGTCATCAACGGGAAAAGGGTAAAACGATATCTTTACGCCCTTTATATAACAAAAGATTGTCTTCTCTGCCACGGCCCGAAAGAAAAAGCTCCGAAATATGTACAGGAAAACTATGATATTGGGTATGATTATAAAATCGGGGAGCTGCGGGGAGCACTCAGTATTGTTGTCCCAAGAGAACTGGCTGAGCAGCGGTTTATAGCCAACGTTACTTTCTTTATGATCTTGGGTTCCATCAGCATTGTATTGATAGTGGCTATTATTTTCATAACAACAGCAAAATTTATGAGGCCGATTGAAAAGTTAACCGATACGGTTACGAACATCATAAAAACCGGTAACTTTTCGGAAAAAGTAGATATTTCCTCCCGTGATGAGGTAGGCCTGCTCGGGAAAGCATTTAACAAACTGGCTGATACCTGCCATGTTACTTATGCAACATTAGAGCAGCGAATAGCTGAAAAGACAGCTCATCTGCAGAATGCCAATATAGAACTGGAACGGGCCAATAAAATGAAATCGGAATTTCTGGCCAACATGTCCCACGAACTGCGCACGCCCCTGAATGCAATAATCGGCTTTGCGGAAGTACTGCGCGATAAGATTTCCGGCGATCTGAACGAAGAACAGATTGAGTTTGTCAAAGATATCCACAGCAGCGGACAGCATCTCCTGCAAATGATTAACGATATCCTGGATTTATCCAAGATTGAGGCGGGCAGAATGACGCTTCAGTATGAGGTTTTCTCAGTGCCTGAAGTAATCGAAGATGTTTATACGATATTAAAAGGGCTTGTGAATAAAAAGGCTCTGCAAGTAAAGATGAGTATACCACCGGATGTAGGGATGATTGAGGCAGACCGGGTGAAATTTAAACAAATCCTGTATAATCTTATATCAAATGCTATAAAATTTACCCCCCAGACCGGGAATATTTCCATAGAGGCTATGATCAGGGATAATAAACTCCAGGTTTCGGTTGCAGATACAGGAATCGGGATGAAACCTGAAGATCAGGAAAAGGTATTCAGAGAATTCTGGCAGGCGGACAGCTCTTTTGCCAGGAAGTACGAAGGAACAGGTTTAGGATTGACATTAAGTAAAAAGATTGTTGAAATGCATAGGGGGGAAATCTGGTTTGAGAGTGAATACGGGAAGGGAAGTACATTTTATTTTTCACTGCCCCTGAATCCTTCTTATGAATCGCCTGTATCCAAAGAACCTGAAACGGTGCCTTCGTCTGCAGAGAAAGGAAAACGGACTATACTGGTTGTGGAAGATGACCGTATGGCAGCCAGCCTCCTTACGGTATACCTGAAAAATGCAGGTTATGAAGTAGCCGTTGCGGCTGACGGTGAAGAGGCGATCAGGAAGGCAAAAGAATTGCATCCTTTTCTCATAACCCTTGATATAATGCTGCCGAAGATAGATGGATGGAATGTCCTTTCTGAATTGAAGAATTCAAAAGATACGGAAGATATTCCAGTTGTTATTATTTCAATCGTGGATAATAAGGATCTCGGTTACAGTCTGGGTGCTGCTGAATATCTGATTAAACCTGTCGAGAGGGAAAAGCTCGTAAATACGGTGAATTCCTGTCTTTCTTCCGGGCAGAAAAAAGAGACGCCTTTTAGAATTTTAGTTGTTGACGACGATGAAAAAACGGTTAAATACATGAGCACAGTCCTGGAGGATGCAGGATTTGAAGTATTTAAAGCATATGACGGTAAGGTGGGGATCAATCTTGCAATCAATAGCAATCCGGATCTGATCATTCTGGATTTGATAATGCCGGAGGTGAACGGTTTTGAAGTAGTTGAGAAACTGCGGGTTCATCCCGGGACAAAAGGAATTCCTATCATTATTTGTTCTGCAAAGGATATTACCTCTGAAGAAAGAGATGAATTAAATGGCAATGTTTTGGCTATCATGCAAAAGAAAAATTATACACAGGAAGACCTTCTTGCTGCGGTAAAGAGGGTAGAAAAGTTGCGCAGCAAAGAAAAACGGTAA